In the genome of Lactuca sativa cultivar Salinas chromosome 3, Lsat_Salinas_v11, whole genome shotgun sequence, the window caagcccttcttgtgACAATCCCTGTTCACGTGGCCCCGCTGACCACACATATAACATACTGGGCTTGTCCCCCGGCAAGCTCCACCATTACatctcccacacttggcacactGGCAGCATCCCTGCTGGCCCGTACTGGATGAATCCAAGGTCTTAGACTTTTTAGCCTGACCTACCACCGTCTGTGCCTTCTCGGGCTTTCGCTTGGTGCGgaactccaactccatctccaGCTCACGAGCCTTATCTACCAtgtcattcagggttttgcacccaataaagctcacaaactctTAGATTTCATCCCTCATCATGGCATGATACCTAGACATCCTCATGTCCTCATTGGTAGCATACTGTGGGATCAACAATGCTTGTCtcgaaacttggtggtgatctacgccacagtctcggtggtctaCTGGAGctcctgaaactccctcaccaacCGTTGCACCTCAATAGACGGTGCAAACTCCAAATCAAAGCGTCTGAAGAACTCAGTCCATGTCATCTTAGCCACATCCACTGCTCCCGCCTAGTCACCTATCCCCACCAATCTTGAACTCGATCcctcagaactcgaactcccaaAAAGAGTGAGTTTGGGCCCTGACCTGGCCCCCAACAATCTCAGCTCTGAATGCCTTTAgcctcctccatgatctccatcataccTTCCTTGACTGTCCAAAAAATCACTAGGGTAACGTCAAGGATGCGCGTACTAACCTCGGCTGCGAAAATAAGATCACGCAACCTCTTATAAATGGGCTCAAGAGTGTCCCCCGAACCAGATCCATATCCTGATCCCCGTGCTCCAAACTGTGTCACCACCATATTGTACTACAATACCGCAAAACATAATTATCATGATGTCCAAAGAGGGGATCCTCCCATACCGGTTCTCCTTAGAGCTTGTAGGTCTAAGATTGGTTTGGGTAcatgtcatgtgctttcagtagtacgggcttaATACTACCTTACCCGTACCTTCACCAAAGCTCTACCTGATGACTCCAATTCGTCTCATAACAAATTATACTAGAActcaatcataacaggttgcctaATGCATGTAAATTATacacaaaacataatcaaataGACTTATGAATAACAGACTCTACCATAAGACCACAACTAgaaaaggaacatgaaataaggccaaatcaatcattctgaggctataagacactaaccgtatacaattttgaaaCCATACACATAGCAAGATTCATACAGTTATCATAActcaaatatcagtataacatggctaacatactgggggaactacttacttggctcagcCGATCACTCGCATTACACTCTCCTCTTTCTCATTCTAAAaggtttttaacttttatttttgaaaacaattttaccatttccttagtttgagtcctgacacacctgagagtgtgcccgaatccctcaaaccaaggctctaataccaacttgtaacgacccaattttcaaaagaaaatcttcATTTTTTAATAGTCAAAAATAATTCCAATATACAATAAAATCTCAGgtacatttgttttcaaattcataatATCAACAAAATTATTCCAAACATCAAAGTGTCCCATAAAAACGTCCAAGAGAGAGTGCATGTCGCAAgatcaagccttgccctttccCTTAGGGTCAGATGCACCTGAAAAATATTCAAAAATTGTAacctaatgcttagtgagttccccagagcataccccacacaatccacataatcacataatcatattagCTACaaaagctatatataatctatgcatacaaacatataaggaagccatggaaaccctcaAGGCTCTTACACCTAGCGCCATTGGAACCCCCATGTGGTCTTAACTACCTAtcgtgggaacccccacatggtcttcctgcAATGGGAACCCACTGTCTTCCTGCTGTGCAAACCCCCACACGTTCTTCCTAcaatgggaacccccacatgtaAATATACTAGAATGCCATGGAAACCATCCAAGCGCTTACACATAAGTGCCTCGGGAGACCCCCGATGTATTTCATGCGAGTATCACAaataactagcataccacatatcccATAACCAACTAGTCATAACTTATAACAATAAtgagccaacattggtgcctttgacctattggtatggtgagaagactcacctatcgTGAATGTTGAACCAACAAGATAAGATCAGATAAATCCCAATGCATAGCTCTAACTCAACTGCCTATAATGATTATGTGATTAACTTGTCCTAATCACGAAATACCAtaaataccctcaaagtcaaccctGGCCAATCCTGGTCAATATCAAGCTCAACCTCAACTTCTCGAGTGTATccagtaactcgtcgagttccatcagAGTCCATACAACCGAAATCCCATGTTAATCGTTGAGTCACCTgagtaactcgttgagttccttcagaGTCCATACAACCGAAATCCTGAGTCCACTCGCCGATTTACctaagtaactcgtcgagtcctttatgCCCAAGGGACAAAAACTCTAAACCAAAATCTCCTGATCGAAATCCCTTTATTAGCTCACCGAAATCACCCAGGATCCCGAAAACGGGAAAACcctccccgactcgtcgagttggcgaAGCAACTCGTCGATTCCTTTCAGTCCTTTTTGTCTTCAGTCCTTTCCAATGGAATCCAAgtctccaaattacagatccaaccTCTTATGGTGTAGTTACCAcataaagatgcaaactttacatgcatgcaaggcctcctaaggctaaaacactaaaactaCGGTTCATGCAACACCTAGAGGTGTCCAGATCTGGTACCATATCCTTATGACAAGTCCAAATTTCAGTTTGGCACCCTCTATGCACCAAAAGTCGTCGTATTCTTCCATAAGATGGGATCTAATAAAACATAGATCAACGTAGCaactttttacctctaaatggaTACTAACAATAGGTAGATGTTGGATTCAAAGCCTCCTCCTCACTTGAATCTCTTCACTCTCCAAGTTTCCATCCAAAAAGCACAAGATTTACTCTCCAAAgctcacacacacactcaagaaagCACCAAAatgcggctagggtttctctctggactATAAGAACGATGAAAGAGGCTACAAATGAGCCATAAGTTCAAAAGTAGGGTACAAACCCCTGAAAAGTAGGGTTTTCCTTTACAAcgcttactcgtcgagtcggggacTTACGATTTGTTGAGTAGGATCTAAATCCCTCTTTTTAATAAATGACCTCTACTCTACAAGTTGGaactcctcaactcgtcgagtcctagcacaaaaccctaaaaactcataaaattagATGATACCTGGAACATGCGTTACATCGgccttggtgtcttcgacccacaagtacaacaAATAAAACTCACCTCTTGGTTTGAATGATTGATGAATAAATGTTTGCTCTAAATTCCAAATCTACTCATCACATATTCAACAAATAGTGATGAATTCTCaattacaactcaaaatacccaaagtaCCCCTAGGCCAACTTGGTCAAATCCTAGTAAAGttcaaaaagtcaaacttggtcaagacAGTAGTTTGCCACCCCATGGCCCTCCATGGCAATGTCGTGGTCGGAATCCGACAAAATATGCATGCACAACCTGACGACCATGACGTGGTAAGGCTCCACCATGCCGTGGTGATCAGCCAATATTACTTAATTCCTTAAGCCGATTCCAGTACATACCAGGAGTTCCCAAGCTCAAACTAGGTCGAAACCATAACCTTGATGGATAAGGTTTCCAATTTTATCCTTTAAACCTTGTCAATTAGTCAagatccaaaaccctaaatccttaATGGAAGCATAAAGCACATACCACTCATTAAGCACTTAACTCCTACAGTCCTTTCATCTAAAACTCAATTTTGATCCCAAATAACATTCTAAGTGAAAAAGTTTCCATATCTATGACTTTTCATGGCTATAAAGTTTCCAAATCATATTCCCTAACATTTGACAACACAACAAGTCATCAAAAGCATGCCTGGAGGAAAGGAAAGGtcaacattttatttttataactccAAACTCCCCAAAACATAGAAAAAGGAAATTCATTTCGTCTTGAGTAGTCCAAACTCATACACCCCAAAAATATGGGCCCAAAAGCATATAACTTCTAACATTATCAATATCTAGCAAGATAATCATCATGTTCAGAAATCTATAACACTTGGGGGTTGCTCAAGAAGTGAACAACTCAAATATGCAAAGCTTGGAGCTCTCTTCTTGTTTTCAATGGCTTCCTTCCCTCTATATTGGACACCAATCGCCAAAATGAGCTCAAAATACCAGCAATCGAGATTAGGATTTGAAAGGAACAGAGTGGGCAATGAAGGCTGATGAGGGTAGAAGGTCTTAGGGGTTTATGATTCTTAAATAAGGTGCAATCCCTAAAAAATTTGGTTTTTTTCCAACAACGCCTAGCATGACATGGAACCTATTTCAATGTCGTGGTGGTCCATCAAAAGCCCACGACCCAAAAAGAATTTCCATGCCATGGCCGCCCAAAGCAACATAGTCATCTATAAATTTTAAGTGTACTTGAAAGGGTGTTACAAGATTGGATACATTTCACAACCCAAACACCAAATTTGTCATTTTTGATTatcttttgaaaaatatttttgactcATTTGACGTTGTAAAGTTTGGGATCTTCAACACAAACGATTTTCCATAACATTTTTTATTCGAGTAGAAACCTTCATCAATCAATTTCAAATTATCTCCTTTCATCAATTCATTCAAGTTTGGATCAACATTATCACCATTTCCTTTTGTGAGAAAAACATGATTTGGATAATTTGTGAATTTTGGATAAAGCAGCgagtttttttttcaataaaatgtTTTCCTTTTTCTATCAAAACTATTGTATACTCGTCTGTATCCTCAAACACTTGTGCACCAATAACTTTTGGTATTTCTTTTTCACTAGGATTATTCTCACTATCTCTTTAAGTATTTGTTATATCTTCAACAATAACAAAAATCTCGAGGTTCATCAATTTTAGTTTTCGAATATAAATCATTGTTTAGCTTTGATTTTGAATTATCATTTTCTTCACTTTTGGCTAACGAAGTGATTTTGACAAccaattttgaaaaatcaacacTCTTCGTCGATTTCATTGATAGTATCAAAATCATATTTGATGTTACCAAAATTTTGATGAATACTTTGCGTCGAAGTTTCAATCtcgtttaaaattttcatttgttcGTTTTTAGATAGAGTGTCATTCACAATATCTACCAAACCCTCACATTCCAAACAATCATTGTAAGGTCCAAAATCGGATCTTTCCAGTGATCAAAAGCATATAACAATCacacaaatcaaaataataagcaAAGAAGtaacaaaccaagcttgcatacgtttTATAACCGTAAACGTCTGATACGACTTAGTGAAACCACAAAAATGctaaaggcatcaacaaccaataCGTCTAacacaaccctatatatatagacACCCAAGACCgtgaagagtttatggccgtaaggtgtttacagccataaactcaatTACAACCGTAAACTGTCAAAAAGGCTAATTACAAACGTACCCCTATCACTAACTACAATatctagaccaaaccattaatctaagcccttcaatctcccccttggtttggactagcccAAGGTCATCCTTTATTGACGATCATAACATCCATTTGCCCCATAGCTCCGTTCCACATACGTTTGCTCAAAATTTTTGCAACCATTGTCGTATACACCTTCGCATGGTCTTCATAGATATCTTTAACAACTTTGTTTTGAAAGTTGTTGAGATAATGAATATCCCACTTCCGGAACTGCAACAAGTCTCTTCTATCATAAAGTCTGATGCATCTGTTTTTGAGCTTCAGAACTGCACCAGAGGTGATCTCATCAAAGACCCATCATTCCAACGAACCAAGAGACCCATCTTGATAAACTTGAAGCACCGGAAACTGTTTAACATGTTTCGTCGCGGGCCAGATAACCACTTGCAATGGTCGATCGGTAGAGTGATCAATAATATCTGGATGTTCAAAAATCACAGATTCTGTAGTCGCCATGGAAGGAAAACCCTTTTTGACTTGATCATCAAGGAAGTGCTTGAATTGAGTGACTTGTGGATTATTCATTAGATTGATGAAGGGAGCTCGAGACAGCTCTGTCAAATCAATCCTCGTGAATGAGCTAAAATCATGGCTATTCTTGTACAACTAAGAATTACCACTTTTTCGAATCATAATCCACATCTTAAGGGGATCATGGAACCCCCACGAAGCCACTCCCGATCGATCTCCAAAATAATCTCGGAACCGAACCACTTCAAGATCAGTCACTATGATTAATGGTTCGTCCCAAGGAGCATTTAGATTAGAGTTCCTCTTGAATAGCAATTGCCTTTTCGTTGCTTCTTCATCTTGATCACGACGAATGGTTTCAGTTATATGTGGAGCCAGAGGAGGTGCATCATCAGCACGACTAGCAATACCAGAAAATTGACCGACAGGCAAATCAACTGGGAATGCTTGTACATGAAGATTGATCCTTTGTTCTTCAACAGATGTTTGATACTTGTCTCCAATGTCTTCCTCGAGTTTCTTTTTCAGTTCAAAATAAATTAAAGTTAGCAGATTGAAGTGATCTTGTAAGTAAGAGATCTGCTTAGTCTTCAACCTTTTATCCTTCTTAAGCTCAGCCACTTGTACCCCAATACTAGACTTATTAGATTGCAACTAGGAGACTTGAATATTAAGCTTAGCATTCTCAGCACGAAGTTCCGTCACTTGGATATCTAGCTCGATATTCTTTTGGCTTAGAACCGAAATTTCCTTTTGCAAACCAGAAAGGGTTAGATTGTCACCCATAGAACCAGCTTCTTCAATTGAAACACCCTTTCCTTGAGGATCTAGTGTTAGAAGTTGTTCTTTGGCCATGTGCAAAGCCAACCTTTCAGATGCATCATCACGAGCATATCTTGGAATTGAGAAACTAGGTGGTGCAGAGGAATCACCGACATTAAACAACGAGCTTGGACATGTTGGAAACATCTTTGTTGTTGCAAGTCTGGTGGTAGCAGTAGTAACAGGTGGTACTGGGAGGCTGCTGACAAGTCTTGCAATTACTTTTCCCTGCCTCAAATCTCTTCTTTCCCCCTTTGACGGGGGCTGGTCAGACTGTGGGGTAAAAACACTTGCTAATGGTTCAGTAGTAGGAGAAGCAGATATAGAAGGGGAACATCCTATAACTGTCTCCATAGGAATTGAAGCAGACACCATTTTCCCGGATGTTGGAGTTTCAGTTTCAATAGTCTCACTTGACTTCCTTGTCTCAGTTGTAGGGGGAACAACGTCATCGACATTGTAGAAAACGACATCAAGGTTCTTATGTGACGCCACATTTGCACTGCTAGCTAATGATGAAGCAATACCATCATTATCGAATCCCGTGAGGCCAAGATCATCGAAAGAATCATTTCTGTCTTCCCCAATATTCCCTCCCATCTCAACGTTCATTTCCACGTTGTCTTGAATATGCCCTAACTCCTGTTGATGTTCTGAAACTATTTGAGCGTTAGGAGTTGGTGTATCTTCTTCCTCGGAACTCTCATCCTCGGAAACATTAATAACCGTATTGTTAGGAGTTGACCTTTCAGCAGAAGCTGGTTCAGAAGAAGTTCGTTCAGAAGACTCATAGGACTCTGTGGGTTCATTTAGCTCTATGAACTTTCCAAATTTTTCTAGTCGATATAACCCCTGAAACACAACTTCGCCTTTGCGATTTTGTTTAATGAGTCCCACAGTGTGTGGCCCCAAAGACTTCATATTGAGAGTCTCTCCTTCCTTTCTCATATCTGTAAACTGAATGTTGATAAACAGCTGAACAAAGCGAGGATATAAGAGGAAGGTGTCTTGGGTGGAGGCTCTAATGTTAATGACGAACTCGTCCAAAATGAACTTGGAAAAATTGAACCTCCCTCCAGCAGCGAGATAGACGAGAGCACCAGTTGTGCGTTGAGAAATCTCATCTACTCCCGACCTCCTACCCGTGACGCAGCTAACAAACACGTGCGCCAAGAACCTCCAATACGGGTGCAATAATTTTTTCAAAGTTGGTGGAAATGTTCCTGCGTAGTTCATTCTTCGAAGAATTCGTTGAGCATCTTCAATTCCAATCTCGGTCGGAAAATTTGGTTGATCATCAATAAGCAGAGCCTCTCGAATAAAACCTTTATTGATCACGAGCTCACGTCCTTGGACCCTAGCTTTCACCGTGAAGTTGCCATCGTCATCTATGTTTGTTCTTGCGGTCGCTCAAAATTCTCTTATCAAGTTCTGATACACCACCGGGTTGACAGTGATAGCAGACGCTAAACAGCATTCCCGTAATCGATGAATCATTGAGCCACTACAAGAAAATAGCCCTTTAATgatgcgcaaacaatgacactcgctgatagacgATGCGCATTTGTAAGTGCCCTAAAagataatgtcagttttgcaaaatttgaaggatagagggcacgcatttttgcgcgccctaaaattagtgtcagaaaagaaaaaaaaatgtggagggcacctttcataaaatgtgcgtcatgtgaatgtgtcgctttataattttaagtgaaacacgcgttttaggcgggaaatgaaatcgacgaaaattacccccgcctattgaatcccaaaattaatccccccgcctcttctacttagcaagaaaaagccctaggtccgtcatcttcatcttcagtatCATCAAACATCTCGTTCATCAGATCTCTACTTGATCTCCTTCTTATCAGTATCACCAAACATCTCATTCACCACCTCCGCCCTATCAACATTCCCTTAATTTCAATTTGATGCAGGTAATACACGACCAACtgtaagtctctctctctctctctctatctctctctctctctctctacccctACTGTTTAACAACAACCTAGACACCCACCACCCCTCGTCTTCTCTCTGGTTCACCATGGCCACCAATGAAGCCCcattgttttatccaaaatggGCCCAAAATCATGAACATAATCAAGCCTTCTTGGAATGAAAATGTTCCCGCCCAAATAGTTCTATTGCCGACGTATCGTAGCCATTTATAAGTCGATTTCCTTACCCCAGTATCCCCCAATCGCAAACgaatcaaaccctaaccctagattttTTGCTAACTAGGTATGTTTTCTTCCTCTTTTTCCTCGATGTCGACtctaatttttttcatttacaacCATTTTCGCTTCCATTTTTGACCTAGTTTGTTGTTTCGGTTGTTTCATTCAGGATCAAACGATGAAAAGAAGCAAATCAAGCGGTGCTACGAGGAAAGCCGATACCAAGTACGATTTAATCTAACTATGTTTAAAACATACCATCTGCTAGGGTTTAATGTTGTATTTTTTTCATCTTCAATGAAATTAGGTTTTTGTTCTTCCTCAGGATCATGATTTCGGTACTTTTTAACAATTGTTTGTTGTAATTTTAGGTTGGCTGTAAAGAAGACTGCAGCCAAGGGGAAAGCAGCTAAGGATCCCAATAAACCCAAGAGACCCGCTAGCGCCTTCTTTGTGTTCATGTTAGTAGCTGTTCTTCGTTTATCACTACCTTCATGTTTTACTTCCATTTCCAAAGTTTAAATATTTTTCCTCTTGTTAATGTTATAAAGGGAGGACTTTAGAAAGCAGTTCAAAGAAGATCACCCTGACAACAAATCTGTTTGCTGCTGTAAGTGATCTTCCTTTTTGCCTTTTGTCATCGAAACTTCTTAAGCTTTGTTTCAAGTATTCTGTATCTAGATTGAGTTGAGTTTCTGTTTttagattttgatttggatttcacTTGTGTATAATTATCAGGTTGGTAAAGCTGGTGGGGCAAAATGGAAGTTAAAACTATACTAGTGCTCTCTTTCCTTGGTTTTCATACTTATTATTATGATCCAGTTTCACTGAGCATGGTCGAACAAGCTGCAAAGCCACTTGCAAGGCCTATAAGAGTAAGGCCATGTTTTGTTTCTTGTCATTAAGTGATGTCTGGataaataatattataagatgttgttattattttttaagGTTTGGGTTTTAGATGCTACACTTGGAAAGGTACGTGCAGGTAGAGACGGAGATGATCATCCTGCTGAATTGATCATATCTCTAAGAGCATTGCCTAACCAGGTGTGTTTTGTGTTGCATAAAGAGTAACGacttttttttggttattttataaATATCTAACTATATATTGTCCCATGATCTCACGTATTCACTTTCATATGCAATCTTGATGTATCTCATATACATGATTCTTGTTAAACTTTTACAATCTTAATTTTTCTATTATCTTTTTTCAAGGAAGGTCACATCAAAAATGGAGGTCATCAATGGTCTTGTGCGTGAGGGGTTTTTGAATGATGTGGCTCAGGTAAATCTTTTTTTTATAAGACAAATAATAAAtctattttcattttcatttactATTTTTCTTTCTCATTGTAGAGGGACCTGGGCTCACAGTTGGTGGCCAGTATATTTGAACTCGTTTGCAATCCTTTTCTGCTTTCCGCCAGTGGGGTGATTCTGAACAGGTATCTAACATTCAATATCaacatattttaattaaaaaaacttaatttttttgatGATGAAATTAAAGAATTTGCAATCACATCACCAGATCGAAGAATACCTATATTTTGGTATAGAACTGGTAAACTAAGACGTGTCTATGATGAATCACTTGAGGTAAGCAAATTTACTCTTTTGCCCTCAGTTTCATGACATTTAAACGTATATATCCTTAACTATTCTGAAGATTTAACCTAACTTTGGTTTGTTTAGaatgctcaagatcttcaaagaagCGATGTTCCTTTGTATCGATTAGAAGCTATTGATTTTGGGAGAAGAATGACAGTTGAAAGAGAAATTGAAAAAACAGAAAATGTCCCACAGCCAAATGCACTATTTGATGAAAGCTCTAATTTCATTATTTATCCAACTCTCCTTGGTATTAAAGTAAGAAATTTTACCTTGTGCCATTTTGTTTTTCTCAAATTCTAAGGTGTATGCAGTAATCCGAAGATTTTATTTTCTAATGTTTTATTCATAAATTGGTGATAGATTGTAAATCTGCACACAAACAAAGTTTCCAGAATATTAGGGAAGGTGGAAAATAATGACAGGTTTTTAAGAATTGCTTTGTATCAAGGTGATCAAAGCAGTAAAAAAGTGCGAAAAATTCCTGCTGCTGCTGTAAATGTGAATGAAAGCAAAGATCCCATGACAGATCCTACTTTGTTATGCTGTGCTTTTAAGAAACACAGAATCTATTTGttcaggtatatatatatatatatatatatatatatatatatatatatatatatatatatatattattttgtgtAAAAGTAAAATCATATATTTATGATTGTTCAtatgttataaaaataaaaatagccGAAGAGAACCAGAGGAACCTGATGATGCAACCAAGGGTAGGGATGTCTTTAAGGAAAAGCCTCCTCCTGATGAACTTATGGCTGCATCAGATATTGGAAAGTCTGTTACAACATCTCTTCCAGAAAATGTGGTAAGTAGCCTACTTTTTGCTTTTAAACTGatttatttgattttaataaataataattaatatccttgatgatatatatatatatatatatatatatatatatatatatatatatatatatatatatatatatttaccagATTATGCACACAacatttcaaatattatttttttgttttttgtatgccaagattcaatttttaatatttttttatacctTGGCAAGATTTATTGACTTTCCAACTCTGTTACAACATAAGGAGTGTTGTCTTTCTAGACTGAATAGACCATCTAAACGAGACTAAATGACCATTAAAaatgctaaaaatgaaaaaaaatacgaGTTATAAACTAGCCTTTGGAACATGGATGAAAACCATCCTTTCTTCTTTGAATCTACTTTCTTATTTGTCTCTGCTTCATCATCATCTGTGCATCATTCCTCTGATT includes:
- the LOC128132948 gene encoding peptidyl-prolyl cis-trans isomerase CYP71-like, whose product is MTVEREIEKTENVPQPNALFDESSNFIIYPTLLGIKIVNLHTNKVSRILGKVENNDRFLRIALYQGDQSSKKVRKIPAAAVNVNESKDPMTDPTLLCCAFKKHRIYLFSRREPEEPDDATKGRDVFKEKPPPDELMAASDIGKSVTTSLPENVL